A portion of the Eulemur rufifrons isolate Redbay chromosome 30, OSU_ERuf_1, whole genome shotgun sequence genome contains these proteins:
- the KLHL34 gene encoding kelch-like protein 34 encodes MSYFLSYCKAHGGALLTGYQALRAEGFLCDIILEAEGSEFPAHRSLLACSSDYFRALFKSHTRESRARVIHLHVPSAAGLQRLLDFIYTAWLSLSMDTVEDTLEAASYLQVTEALGLCGRYLERQLAPENCCFAANVAARFGLAHTLEAAEHCIMRHLREMLARGAGLAGLLELNPTSLRAVLGAPDVARVSEARLLGLALAWLRQEPAAERQAHCAALLERVRFGLVPADVLRRVYSGSGLTLPARVKGLIIQALNYHTAPSRQPLMQGEQTSVRSPQTRILLVGGRRAREAVTEEVVAPRGPARGRVVVVEPEEEEEEESEEEEEEEEEWELTQNVVAFDVYNHRWRSLTQLPTPLLGHSVCTLGNFLFVLGGECPSGSASSADGSRAVTAQVHRYDPRFHAWTEVPAMREARAHFWCGAVGDRLLAVGGLGAGGEALASVEIYELRWDRWTAAGALPRALHGHAGVVGDCGVLYISGGKAGRGEGGASSLRDLYALGPGEQVWRKKAPMGTARYGHHMAVLRGAVFAFLGRYEPFSEIERYDPGADQWTRLRPLPYDRFSYGLAVVEETVLLLGGLKWRDSRQVPTRNVVGYDLDLDRWEDIGCALPWAWSGLQCAVLQLAEGGDEEREGGEPGEALDLVLG; translated from the coding sequence ATGAGTTACTTCCTGTCTTACTGCAAGGCTCATGGCGGCGCGCTGCTCACCGGCTACCAGGCCCTGCGCGCCGAGGGCTTCCTCTGTGACATTATACTGGAGGCTGAGGGCAGCGAATTCCCGGCGCACAGGTCACTCCTGGCGTGCTCCAGCGACTACTTCAGGGCCCTGTTCAAGAGCCACACTCGGGAATCCCGGGCGCGCGTGATCCACTTACACGTGCCGTCGGCGGCTGGCCTGCAGCGTCTGCTGGACTTCATCTATACCGCCTGGCTGTCACTCTCCATGGACACCGTAGAGGACACATTGGAGGCCGCCAGCTACCTGCAGGTCACCGAGGCCCTAGGACTGTGTGGGCGTTACCTGGAACGCCAGCTGGCTCCAGAGAACTGTTGCTTTGCCGCCAATGTGGCGGCGCGCTTCGGCCTGGCTCACACGCTGGAAGCGGCCGAGCACTGCATCATGCGCCACTTGCGGGAGATGCTGGCGCGGGGCGCGGGCCTGGCAGGACTGCTGGAGCTCAACCCCACGTCGCTGAGGGCCGTGCTGGGGGCCCCCGACGTGGCGCGGGTGTCCGAGGCCCGGCTGCTGGGCCTGGCGCTGGCCTGGCTGCGGCAGGAGCCCGCGGCAGAGCGCCAGGCGCACTGCGCAGCGCTGCTCGAGCGTGTTCGCTTCGGCTTGGTGCCCGCCGACGTGCTGCGGCGCGTGTACTCAGGTTCCGGCCTCACGCTGCCCGCCCGGGTGAAGGGCCTCATCATCCAGGCCCTTAACTACCACACGGCGCCCTCCCGCCAGCCGCTCATGCAGGGCGAGCAGACCAGCGTCCGGAGCCCCCAGACCCGCATCTTGTTGGTCGGGGGGCGCCGGGCGCGGGAGGCGGTCACCGAGGAGGTTGTAGCCCCGAGGGGGCCAGCTAGGGGCCGGGTCGTCGTGGTGGAGcccgaggaggaggaagaggaagagtcagaggaggaggaagaagaagaggaggagtgGGAGCTCACCCAGAACGTAGTGGCCTTCGACGTGTATAATCACCGCTGGCGCAGCCTTACGCAGCTGCCCACACCGCTACTGGGGCACAGCGTGTGCACCCTGGGCAACTTCCTGTTTGTCCTGGGCGGGGAATGTCCTTCCGGCAGTGCCTCTTCTGCTGATGGCTCGCGGGCGGTCACAGCCCAAGTGCATCGTTACGACCCTCGCTTCCACGCTTGGACCGAGGTGCCCGCCATGCGGGAAGCGCGGGCCCATTTCTGGTGCGGCGCCGTGGGCGACAGGCTCCTGGCTGTCGGGGGCCTGGGCGCGGGCGGCGAAGCTCTGGCCTCGGTGGAGATATACGAGCTGCGCTGGGACCGCTGGACGGCGGCCGGGGCGCTGCCGCGGGCGCTGCACGGCCACGCGGGGGTCGTCGGGGACTGTGGTGTCCTCTATATCTCTGGGGGCAAGGCGGGGAGAGGTGAGGGCGGCGCGAGCAGCCTCCGGGACCTGTATGCCTTGGGCCCTGGGGAGCAGGTGTGGAGAAAGAAGGCGCCCATGGGCACAGCCCGGTATGGGCACCACATGGCGGTGCTGCGCGGCGCGGTGTTCGCTTTTTTGGGACGATACGAGCCCTTCTCCGAGATCGAGCGTTACGACCCTGGCGCAGACCAGTGGACTCGGTTGCGGCCACTACCCTACGACCGCTTCTCCTATGGGTTGGCCGTGGTGGAGGAGACTGTGCTCCTGCTGGGTGGCCTTAAGTGGCGGGACTCGCGCCAGGTACCTACCCGCAACGTGGTGGGCTATGACCTAGACCTGGATCGCTGGGAGGACATTGGCTGCGCGCTGCCCTGGGCCTGGAGCGGCCTGCAGTGCGCAGTGCTGCAGCTGGCTGAGGGTGGGGacgaggagagggagggaggagagcctGGGGAGGCTCTAGATTTAGTGCTGGGCTGA